A DNA window from Mangifera indica cultivar Alphonso unplaced genomic scaffold, CATAS_Mindica_2.1 Un_0053, whole genome shotgun sequence contains the following coding sequences:
- the LOC123206905 gene encoding lamin-like protein — MAVAPKMVVGVALGLAWAMVMIPEVAATRWQVGANRGWTTNVSYTIWAQDKLFINGDWLFFVYDRNQMNVLEVNKTDYESCNSDYPLHNWSTGAGRDVVPLNVTRNYYFVSGKGFCYGGMKLAVHVINPPPPPVASPVKSSSPSLYQCNIVLTSLFAVGALWDTLIRFR; from the exons ATGGCTGTGGCACCAAAAATGGTGGTAGGGGTGGCTCTAGGGCTGGCATGGGCCATGGTGATGATTCCTGAGGTGGCTGCAACCAGGTGGCAAGTGGGAGCTAACCGGGGCTGGACTACTAATGTGAGCTACACAATTTGGGCTCAGGACAAGCTCTTTATCAATGGAGATTGGCTCT TTTTTGTGTATGACAGGAACCAGATGAATGTGCTAGAGGTGAACAAGACAGACTACGAATCGTGCAACTCTGATTATCCACTTCACAATTGGAGTACCGGAGCAGGGAGGGACGTGGTTCCACTTAATGTGACGCGTAATTACTACTTCGTTAGTGGCAAGGGCTTCTGCTATGGTGGTATGAAGTTAGCCGTCCATGTGATAAACCCGCCTCCTCCTCCGGTCGCTTCCCCGGTCAAAAGCAGCTCTCCATCACTCTACCAATGCAACATTGTCTTAACATCTCTTTTTGCCGTTGGCGCCCTGTGGGACACCCTCATCCGATTCCGGTAA